The sequence GCAGGAGTAAGGGAAAGGGGGGTTGAGATTCCAttcatttccctgtgttgttATTGTAGGGAATTGCTTCACCAAAAAACTGTTTTATTAACTTTAGGGTAGCTTTTAAATTGAAGTACAAAAACCTTGGTGAGGAGGTGAACACACACCATTCAGTTTTCTATTTCAAATGTATCAATGCAGGATTTTTTTGCCTCCTGGATAATCGTTGCTGGCCTTACCAAACCATACTAACATCAGTTAAACTCTTTCTCAAGCCATAAAGACGAATGCTCTTCAAGCATACAATTATAAACCATATCCATTTTAGATCAattgaaaagtaaaaacaaaacacgCTAGAGCTTCACTTGCCAATACCAAAATATATAGAGCATGGTAATAGACTGCTGAATGTATATTAAAATACCTACATTAAAACACCCAGCTAACGCCAGAGTGGTTGCAAGACCAGGAACCAGCTTCCCTAAAGAAGCATCCCGATAGCACACTGAATTGGTAAGGATTTAATTGTCAGTTTGGGCAAaactttggttttggtttttgaacACACCAATGTTGTGGAAGTATTCAGACCTGAAGTATTTATTTTGACCCATCTCTATCTTAAAGATTATTATACGGGCATATTACGTCACTTTTGACTTGCACACCATTAACAAATCCTTTTGgataaaaggaagaaaacatgCAGCAAGCACGTGAAGAAGAGGAGAGACGTAAAGAAGCCACTGCACATTTCCAGATTACACTGAATGAAATTCAGGCCCAGCTGGAACAGCATGATATACACAATGCCAAGCTCCGCCAAGAAAATATTGAATTGGGGGAGAAGCTGAAGAAACTAATTGAACAGTATGCTTTACGGGAAGAGGTAATTTAAATTTATGCTTCCATAAGCACTCAAATTAGTTTCCTTACTACTTTAAGTGGTGGCTTTCTAAAGAGAAGTGATAATGATTAAAATCAGTTCACTTTCATAGAGTACTACAGCTTTCTTTGGTTCCCAACCAGCAGCTAAGGCACGCAGTTGTAGAATAAGTGttctctgatatttttttttcatagtgTGGATTGCTTTCTAATACTGAGGTTGTCATCAACCACTTCTCTCCCCTCTCATtcatgatcacatcctgtggcaACCAGAGCAATTGTTTATGTGGAAAAGTAATACAAGGAAGTTAATGTAATTTAGTGCTGTTTAACAGCTGGAAATGAGATGTGACCAGTCAGCTGTTTTTAGGCCACGGTTTGCAAACCTTTGCATTTACTTTCTGGTTTTTAAGATGCACTTGAGTCATGTTTTCACGCTTCTCTCATCAACTGTGAGAGGcagaaacttttttaaataaaagttcaaATTCTCCTGTAATCACTTGATTCTGGAGGCTGGAGCTTAAAGAAAAATACCACATATATTGTGATCCAATGGTCCGGCAACCCTGACCATTGGATCACTAGGACTGAATACTAAAActgttcaaaactttttttttcattaagaaaaaTCTTTTATGTTGGCTTAACTGTGTACTGCTCATATTACACTGTCAGGTTTTACTTTTTCCTTAGCATATTGACAAAGTGTTCAAGCATAAAGAATTACAACAACAACTAGTGGATGCCAAACTTCAGCAAACCACACAACTTATAAAAGAAGCTGAGGAAAAAcatcagagagagagggagttcGTAAGTTGcttctaagcttacttttaaaaaacaaaaaacacagcaaCTGAAGGGGCAGCATATTTAGGGCTAAAATACCTTTTCTACAAGATACTAAGATCCAAATGGTTTAAATTAAAAGGAACCTGAATTGTACCTGCAATATACATCTATATAGGTGCAAACAAATAATGTGCATGCAGCTGCAGGTTTTTTTGGCAAGAACCATTATCTgtttgaggggtgtgtgtgtgtttgtgtatataaatgCATTCTCCGAACACAATTTAGGTACTTCTGTTAGGCTTGGAGATTATTCCACATAGTGCAGCTTTTGCGGCACGCTTCCTTGTTCTTCTGATGCCTGAATTTGGTCAGCTATGCTCTAAGAAGTGTGAGGTGGAAAGAGGGTGAAAGCAGAAATAATGTAAGCACCTTTAAGAGCACTTGCTGTTACCAGGAAGTGTGTGCCCAGTGTTTTCTGAGCATTTGAGAGAGTGTAAAACTAGGAATTTTAGCAGCTTGGCTGGAAACTACATAAGACTGAAGTCTTCAGTTGAACTCTTCAATTGAAAACGTGCCCTCCTGGTGATGAAATGGCTTTAGACATTttagggctgatccaaagccttttTAAAGTCCATTagagtctttggatcaggccctaaatattcACCCCCCTCCACCCAAAGTAGTGATTTTGTTTCCAGAATTTGAACAAAATCTTAGAAGGTGTTGGAGAGAGGCCTATGTCttctatttgtttttattacGTATTTATAGATAGGGTATAGAAAAAAAACTTGAAGTTTCAAAATTGGCATGAATATAGTCCTCACTGAGAATGAGTACTTGTGTGATTTGGGATGGAGGGGTCAAAAATCAAGTAACTTCTGGCCATGTTGACTAATCTTTGAAGACTGTGATTTAAAGATAGAGGATACCAAGCTGTTTTTGTGAAGAATTCTTGCTTAGATTTACAGGTGTGTAAGTATTTGAATCTTCTGTTGTCTAAAAGCTAAGACATACTGATAATCTCCTGATTTTAAATTAGACaaagtagatttttaaaaagtttaaattttaGCTAAGTCTGACACAAACTCTCCCACTTTGACATCACTACGCTTTCTCTCCTCAGCCTTGCTGCTTTACGTACAGGAGTTGTTAATGTTACTGGCATAGTTTTGTTTCATATAAGACAAGTCATCGAAGTAGTCCAGTTCAGTCTTTGCAAATAACTTCTTTAACATAGGTGACAGGAGAACATCACAAGTGTGAAGCTAATTGTActacataattttttttctatgcTTGGGCATTCATGTATTTTTGTAGTAGAATAGCTTTTTATTGTACTTCTGCATATCATTTAATACTTAAGGCATTTTACCAGAATGCAGACATAAACTGAATTTTCCCAACTGTTAAGATTTTTTTCCATATAATAAAATCAATTCCAGTATACCATAAACGGTTTTAAAATATCAGCTGAGTACTATTAGTTTGTGACAGAAAGGAGAACACCGTGAGTTGTTTAGGTTTCTTAAGTAATCTGGCACAATTTTTACCTGTTTTGTTCTTTAACAAATTAACTTTTTAACCATTTAATGCAAGAGTAGGCAAGAACATGTTCAACTGTATGAAGTTTCACTGTAAATCAAACTTTCTCATTTATATTACATTGTATCAAGCCATGGTTCTTCAAATGATTACATAGATCTATTACACTAGGGTGCATGCATGCCTTGTGAATGGATGCTGGAGAGTTTTCCCTACCAGTACCTACCCATAGGGGCAGCCATGCCAGTTCTATGGTGTCCCTCATGTTCTGAGCTGAGGGTATAAAGGGCAGAGCTGCCCGGCCCGTTCTTTTGTTCCTACTTACTGTCCATGGTTGAAGCATGCTGACAGCTCATTCCTCCTGGGAACGTCCCTTTATAGCTAATAGTTTCCCAACTGTAGTTAACAGTAATACTCATTTTGGTCCTTTGAAACCCctcttcttttttctcttccttattGTCAGTATTCAGCTCCAGGCTCTGCTTGGTACCAGGGGAGACTGTGCTAAGGTCCCCTGGCTTCAAGCCTTGCTCTGGGTGTCACACACCAATTCCTGTGAGTGATCCTCACTCTCGCTGTTTGAAGTGTTTAGGTGACAGGTAAATAGTCTTCCAAGGCTTCAAGACCAGAACAATGAAGCAAAGAGAAGATTCTCTCTTATACATCCTCATGGGGGCTGCTCTTTGCCCAGCATCAGAATCTGACCGAGGGAGTTCCTTGACCACTCTCTCCACATGTGCTCCCCCAGCCATACCTGTGGACCGAGACAAGAGAAAATCTTGCTCACCTGGCTGTCCTCAAACAAGTGCTCAGAGCATCCTAAGAGGACTGTTTTGTCTTTGTCAAATCCTCCATATAGAacgccttagtttcaaagtttaAGCCACTCTGGTACCGTAGGTAGAGCGTGCCCTTCAGCCCACCACTCCCCAGTACTGCAGTGTTTGGCTCTTATAAAGTAGAGCTGTAGAACCATGTCCAGGACTGTCAATATTGGCTACTTTATTGACACATGTAGTGGAACCATTGCCCCTGCTTGCAGCGGGGCAAAGACCGCTTTCAATACAGACCACTTCAGAGGCATATGAAGTTTGCAAGAGATCTGTTGACCCTCTCAGTATCACCCTCGCTGATCATCCAGTTTGACAGTGTCCTTCCAGAACCAACAAACATGGTGCACACTTTGGGGTATGTTGTGATGCCTGTGATTTCAGGTCCTGTATTGTTTTTCTCAATGTCTGTTCCAAGACCACTGGTAATGGCTCCACGTCATAAAATGGTACCAATTGCTAGGAAGCCCTTTCAGGTCTGTTTCCCAGCTGCTTGTTTTCTATCAAGAACAAATGAGAGGGCATTCTGTAACAGTGCAGTGGCTTTCTAAGTGGATCACCAGCTGCGTTGCCCAGGACGCCCCCAGAGAAGCTGTCTGTGCATTCAACCAGAGCACACTAAGCACACTGCATTTCTGGGAAATTGTCGCTTCGCAGATGTCTACAGTAGGGACAAAGTTGTCTTTAGTCCACTCATTTGCTAAACATTACACAGTTACTGTTGCATCAAGGAAATATGTGAATGGGAGGAAAAGAGTCTTGTAGTCCATCTTCTGATCAGACTCCTAGCCACACTTCCATTGAAAACAGCTTGGGAGTCATCTAGTGtgatggacatgtgcaatcactcaaagaagaaatggttaATCACCTTCTCGTAACTTTTCTTCGAGATGTGCTGCATATGTCCTTTATGCAACCCACCCTCCTTCTCCAACGCATTGGAGTCTATCATCCAAGATTCTGGTACAAAGAAACTGAAGGGTGGGTGGTGCAGTTCTTCCGTTTATGTACTTTGTGCTTGCAGCTCAAGGGATGCCTGGGTGCAGACATGGCCATCCCTGTGGGTGCCACTAGGGAAAACTTTCCAGCACTGATGCACGAGGCACACACCCCTAATTTAATAGACATATgcaccacatctcaaagaacaacagctacaagaaggtgagtaactgtttatTCCCGTTTACATTATCCTTAAAATTTTGCCCTTCGATATAATGTTCAATAATACAGTGCCATTTTCTCCACTTTTTAGCTATTAAAAGAAGCTACTGAGTCCAGACACAAATGTGAGCAGATGAAGCAGCAGGAAGCCCAACTAAAACAGCAGGTAACttaataaaaattgtaaatgtaCTGTTCAATACAGATGCTCCACAATGAAAATATCAAGAGATCCTTATGGTTTTGACTCAAACCTGACATTTTGAGGAAGTACAAAAAATTGCAAATTAAACTttcattaatggaaatattgaatTTTTATGGAAACTTAAATTGGTAGCAATTGTCTGTTCAATGAACACTTCTCGCTATATGTACATTGGAgatactgtttttttaaaataaggttttCTTTAAATTGCTATTTGGGGCTCCTAGTTCCCTCCACATTACTGGAAAGTGTAGATGCTGAACTGCTAAGATTGTTTCATTAATTGAAAAGAACACTGCATCCATTGTGCTAAGACTAGACTTTCAGATATTCTAAGGACCTGTCCTATCTGTGGCTTCCACCCCGCTGGTTATTTCACaacacctcttttttttttttttttttccctgtgggtgatTTTTCCCTCCCGGTGACCGCTCACCTGTTAAGAAATGCTGATCTGGATGAATTCCTGATTGACTCTTCTGCCAAATTGGAGAGGGAAAGTGTTTTGTGTATTCAGTCCCTGTGCTGAAATTATATGATCATGCCTCTACCAACCTAAAATTTGCAAAATATGCCCCAGCTGTGATAAGATTTGACTGCAAGAGAACTGAGAGGGAGTTCTATTTGCTGCTTTGAAGTTTTTTCAGGTTACGTGGGAAGCTGCTAATAATGGCTGTGGGACTCCTAATTTGCTTATTCCGATAACAGCAGATTCAAAATCTGTCCTCTGGATAGAATGTTGTATTTACTAGAAATTCCACGAATGAGGCTACTTCATTGTCCTTACCAAATAATGGTTAGTTCCCTTGCCCAGTTTGTCTTTTATAAGATGTGTAAACAAGGATATTAAAAGGCTTGTTTATTCCCTATCCAATCTCACTTCCTTGGAGTTTCTACTTATAGTGAAAATTTGTTAGGATAACTTAAGCCCCAAACAAGTCCCCACTTCGATTCATGTTTGTAGGATCAGAACCTTCATTGTTTCTTAACCATATCTTTAGGAACAAGACTATGTGGTTGAGAGCCTCGGAGGAGGATGTCACTTCAAATCCAATCTCACTGTTACACATGTAGAATTTGCAGTTTGTTACTAAATCTCACACCTATGACTACTTCAACTTTTATTATTCATCTGATCCTAATTTGCTTTGGTGTTTTAATCCTTCCCTTGTTCAATATTTTGTATCttaattagtttttaaattaCATATTTACACCTAAACTTGTGcttaatttttcaaattttagcTGTTACCTTTATTTGTACATAGTTAGAAATGCATCTCTTTCAAACTTCCATTTAACTGAGATAACAACCATGTCTTAATGCCTAACTTTTGTTAGAATATATTCTGTTGCTTTATAAAGATAACCCTAGCTCAGCATCCATGCACAATTTGAGTAATCATCTATTTTTATAGTCATGTATACATGCTTTAGGTGAAAATTTACCTGATAGATTAGAGGGGGAACATAAATATTGTTCTCTTACCTTTGTTGAATTACTACTAGCTGAAATTTCTGAAGTACCTTAATAAAGATTGCTCGTGTGATAATATCGCTACAGTTTAAAGATTAAAtatttccaattatttttttcccaaagcTTTCTCTTTACATGGATAAGTTTGAAGAATTCCAGACCACCATGGCAAAGAGCAATGAACTTTTTACAACCTTCAGacaagaaatggaaaaggtacttTTATATAATTATGTTAGAATTTAATGaaaattaggggaaaaaaatattaggggaaaaaaaatttggCTTCTTATTAGGCCTTAAAATCCCTGAAGAGGATATAGACTTGAATGCAATTTTAAAAGTAGTTGTAGCTGGAAAAACTGTAAAATGGCACGTTAGAACTAGTTCTCCCTCTGATTCCAGTCTGATTactgagagaggaaaaaaatcagcaTAGCTGTGGAAGAACATGATGCAATCCATTCTTCTGAAAACTTGCATAACTGCATGCCAAGTTCTGATTCCAAAAGCTAATATTAAAAGCagaaaacagctttttaaaaaaaaattgtcatgtGCAGTACTTCAGTTACGAACTACTTTTGTTTGTAAATGGAGAAGTTGATTGTAGACGCTTTTGGGGGAGGATGGAAATATCTTTATAATCACCATAATCttaaaagtaatatttttaaatgtttaagattttaataatttttcataGGACTGACTTGAAACCCTTTCctgtacatttattttataaGATTACTTTGAAAACTACAGTTCGAGCAACTTactaaaacattttaatatgtgGTTACCTCTATTTTGATCCTAGTCATAAAACTAGCTTTACTATATTTTTAGATGACCAAGAAGataaaaaaactggaaaaagagACAATAGTGTggcgtacaaaatgggaaaacaacaacaaagctcTTTTGCAAATGGCTGAAGAGGTGGGTAACAATCTTCATAGTTTAAGGAACTGTGTAGTAACATTCAAGCAGGGCTTGCCTCTACATGGCCCTTCATTTCTAGATAGCTGGAGATTGTCAAGAAATGCTCTGTAGCTGTTCAAACTATAcaactaatttttgttttttaattactaACAGTTTGTGCTGCTTCTTTAAATAACTTTTCCCAGGTAAATTTACCATCCTTctcaaggcacaaaatgaattttgttttttgtaattgcTATCCATGACATTTGATCTTCATATGTCTAGTCAGTCAAAAGCATAGCATAGGAATTGCTGTCCCTAACCTATTGCTTACTAGGTAGGATCTTATGGCAAAATGGTACAAACTATTTATGTCTATTAAATGCTGGGACAGGTGCTAGATTGAGAAGCCTGCAGAATCCTTGGAGTTGTAAAACTCACTTAGCTACAACTAGGGGTCAGTGTAGTTCTGCCATGTCTGTTAGTATTCTTTCTGTTCCATTTCTGCCATGAAATCTGGTATATATGTTTGTGTACAAACTGCTTGAAATCAGAAATATTTGGTACCCATTCACTAAAGTTGGCTGAGTTCCATAAGTAATATCCCCATAACTGTAGTCTTGAACAGTAACAAGCTGTTTGGTTTGTGTGATTTAGTCTCCGTGAGTTCCTAGTGGGCTCTTGTTCACATTAGAAAACACTTGTTCACAGATGGCAGTATGTAGTACCCTGTGTTGCATCTCAGCAGACTGGCCTGTCAACCTCTTATATGTGGTCACCCTTTGGTTTAGAACATTGGAGGCAGCCTGAGAATTTGCACCAACGCTATATATGCTGTGCCTTTTTGAGGGATTAAAGGGACaactttaatctctctgcctgTCAAAGTAgtgcctttttaaaagaaataaatattcccagctctcccccccccccccccccgatcactTTATTGGGTTAGTCTCTGTTTATTTTTATCCCTTACAGAAAACAGTTAGAGACAAAGAATACAAAGGCTTTCAAATAAAACTGGAGCGTTTGGAGAAGCTGTGCAGGGCTCTTCAGACGGAGAGGAATGAGCTGAATGAGAAGGTGGAAGTCCTTAAGGAACAGGTTTCTGTAAAAGAAGCAGATGTGGATCTAGCAGTGCAGGTGTTGCAGTCATGCACTCTCAATTCCCATGAGGAGCTGGGAACTTCCACTGACACAGAACCAGGAATCCAATCAGATGCTGAATCAAATGCAGCAAATGAAGGAAATGGCTCTGAAAAGACTGTCTCCACCAGTCCTGTTCCTGTTGACTAAAATGAAGTGTAAACACTGTATTGAGAGATATATTTTGTGTATAACTTTCTCTGTTGGTGGTAACTATTGGTTTTGTGGTGAAAATTTTCTTACTTTTTCTACCATATATGTATTTTCTTAGAACTACTGGACTTATGTGGTACAGGAAGCTGCATAGCAGCTTTGAATAGTGTAATCTGTACATTTTCCACAACTGTGTTGCACATctgcctcattttaaaaaaatatttttccataaagAATGCATGTGCATTTCCTCTCCCCTAAACACAAATCTCACCATATCAGTTAAGACTTGTATAAAGATTTAACATTTCATGGGGAAAAGTGACAGGAGTGTCACTTCATTGGTTTGAAAATAACATTTTGCTTCTGTTAACTGAAGTAAGGTTTGGTATACTAATGTAATTACCAAACTCTTCAGTCAATTCTCTACATCCATTCATCTAATGGCCAGTAGAAACTTCAACTATCTCACCTGATTATATATGAAAATAAGGGTCCAGAATATGATCAAGAATATTTTACAGGGTTTTAGTGTAGTTGTGGTATGACAAAAACAGCTTTCAAATATGCATACTTTAATTTTCAGCTGGTAAAACAGGGTGTACAACTTTCTTGCAAACTTCTCAGGGTTGTGCTCTAAGGTTAACTCACAGACAGACTATATTTGCCCTCCCTGTGAATGTGTTAAATTTAACTTGCAAAGAAAGCATACAGGAATGAGTGTTTATGGAGTGAAGTTATCTGTAATGGAATATACACAACTGCAGAAGTGTTAGTCATGTTATGTCCCTTAACATGAAGCCTCAGCACTGCAAAAATTCATAAAATGATTATTTCTGATTAGAGAAGTTGCATTAAATAATCTGGTTATTTTCAAACAAGTTCTTGTAGATTTGTTGATACTGTAGATGCTTACTGCATGCAGTGCTTAAGACACCAATTTTTGGTTTGGATGTTCTTTACTTAGCACTGTATGCAATATATTTAAGGATCTGTAAAGAACACAGTTAATATTTGATCATGTGGATTCAAATATATTCCCAAAGTAAAACATTTAACTTGTCACACACCTAACCTGAAAAGACACTGATCAGTAGACAGAGTGCCTTCCTGGTACCTACTGCTTGCCTGGTAAAATTGGTAATTCAGAGGTTTCATGTTAAACTAATATGCcataaataagaaaaaattacatttaaaaaaatgtaatggaCTGCAGTTGTGAGCCTTACAGTGTTTCACTTTGAAAACTTGGATATCAAATTTTTAAGGGAACTGTTCGCTGGGACCAACATTTATTTTTAGCAAGGCAGGTAATGTAGGCAGGTCATGTGCTAAGTA is a genomic window of Lepidochelys kempii isolate rLepKem1 chromosome 1, rLepKem1.hap2, whole genome shotgun sequence containing:
- the TXLNG gene encoding gamma-taxilin isoform X1 — protein: MATRGAQAARAGGSNNSPFMIGTTDEAGICEIGMNTQDQLMNSKCVESGTTLQHLQSNCDGIESTAALEDENYISKNRKPMDSMDCTQESREETPGREEARTEPPDGEQDPETEKNKEKTLGKEVLLLMQALNTLSTPEEKLAALCKKYADLLEESRNVQKQMKILQKKQAQVVKEKVHLQSEHSKAILARSKLESLCRELQRHNKTLKEENMQQAREEEERRKEATAHFQITLNEIQAQLEQHDIHNAKLRQENIELGEKLKKLIEQYALREEHIDKVFKHKELQQQLVDAKLQQTTQLIKEAEEKHQREREFLLKEATESRHKCEQMKQQEAQLKQQLSLYMDKFEEFQTTMAKSNELFTTFRQEMEKMTKKIKKLEKETIVWRTKWENNNKALLQMAEEKTVRDKEYKGFQIKLERLEKLCRALQTERNELNEKVEVLKEQVSVKEADVDLAVQVLQSCTLNSHEELGTSTDTEPGIQSDAESNAANEGNGSEKTVSTSPVPVD
- the TXLNG gene encoding gamma-taxilin isoform X2, translating into MIGTTDEAGICEIGMNTQDQLMNSKCVESGTTLQHLQSNCDGIESTAALEDENYISKNRKPMDSMDCTQESREETPGREEARTEPPDGEQDPETEKNKEKTLGKEVLLLMQALNTLSTPEEKLAALCKKYADLLEESRNVQKQMKILQKKQAQVVKEKVHLQSEHSKAILARSKLESLCRELQRHNKTLKEENMQQAREEEERRKEATAHFQITLNEIQAQLEQHDIHNAKLRQENIELGEKLKKLIEQYALREEHIDKVFKHKELQQQLVDAKLQQTTQLIKEAEEKHQREREFLLKEATESRHKCEQMKQQEAQLKQQLSLYMDKFEEFQTTMAKSNELFTTFRQEMEKMTKKIKKLEKETIVWRTKWENNNKALLQMAEEKTVRDKEYKGFQIKLERLEKLCRALQTERNELNEKVEVLKEQVSVKEADVDLAVQVLQSCTLNSHEELGTSTDTEPGIQSDAESNAANEGNGSEKTVSTSPVPVD